One region of Streptococcus parasanguinis genomic DNA includes:
- the essC gene encoding type VII secretion protein EssC, with protein MKKRIILYKKGFRYELALEEGKTATVSNQETAQLTLASQENPLHFQWSQGEIFYQYGEDKGVLENSKILGDVVCYLATGEVHTYELLDKEEILVADEQGADVRLHYPVRFLLVKKDQTWACQLLSGKLYHNHKLVTEATFPLAFGDELAIEDVTFKLYPEEFGVEGTVEVSPYLVPRLHSRYDLYKDYPEYHRSPRIIYRSSEDKILINPPGAEPQKPSDELLKLIMPPLIMVGVTLLITIFQPRGLYIIATVSMSVVSVIFSVQGFFKNRKKYKEDKKERVELYHLYLKDKAKDLEQLSRKQREGMFYHFPAIADLTKMVKRYDSRIYEKTPLHFDFLAYRLGLGKVPTSYELKYGQEERSGKKDVLEEEGYALFQVHQKIDNLPIVASLNRGPVGYVGPRPIVLEQLQLLVAQLAVFHSYHDLTIIPIIPEEEKENWDWMRWLPHATLQDMNVRSFVYNQRTRDQVLNSLNQILKLRKAQKEEEKANDTKIFHPHYVVLITDETLILDHVSMEFFREDPTELGCSIIYVADVLSSLSENIQTVISIKDRNQGQLLLQEGVLRELDFQLDHFPEGYDKEAISRGLAPLKHIQQLKSSIPDSVTFLEMYQAETFNDLKVLSRWESHAPYQSLAVPIGLRGKDDLVYLNLHEKAHGPHGLIAGTTGSGKSETIQSYILSLAVNFHPHDVAFLLIDYKGGGMANLFKDLPHLLGTITNLDGAQSMRALASINAEIHRRERLFGQYGVNHINQYQKKFKLGEATEPLPHLFLISDEFAELKVNQPDFIKELVSIARVGRSLGVHLILATQKPSGVVDDQIWSNSRFKLALKVADRGDSMEMLRTADAAEITQTGRAYLQVGNNEVYELFQTAWSGADYQPEKDQLGIEDHTIYLINELGQYEVLNQDLSGLDMAEEIKEVPTELDVIVQEINHLHQQEGIAAVAQPWLPPLKERITLDELDKVVPIEAWQKRTAPSVLIGVADIPQAQKQEAVAIDLSKDGNILLYGSPGTGKTTFLQTVAMDLARKQSPENLTMYLLDFGTNGLAPLSQLPHVADSLLLDQTEKIQKFIRIINRELDRRKKLLSEHGVGTIALYREVTGKQEPTMVILMDSYESMKDEPYETDLFKLFMRISREGLSIGVHLIITASRQNNLRAQLYSNFKHQLTLPQNDISEVRGIVGATPLASTMEDIKGRALMKRDEVDVVQFALPVAGDNDIQIINNLRDQVQSLKEMWTGRTPVGIPMVPDELTEAAFYGREDVAALLDEGKVPLGLDLETVEPVTWDLKKGNLLYLTDKEEQMTQFVKQIAHSKQKVIVLVPAYNELPEMEGVTILSTKEDYVAGIKKMEENIQLRLEQQKSQHEATIVLYNQLELMNDLGMDLQSSLNYVLEKGARAGYATVAMSGSQLNRKIDEVSKSIKLYKQAIVAMRITDQSVLNVINRPVREEPLDSQVNYYVEDGFVRKVKVLMK; from the coding sequence ATGAAAAAACGTATCATACTCTATAAAAAAGGTTTTCGCTATGAGCTAGCGCTAGAAGAGGGGAAAACAGCGACCGTATCGAATCAAGAAACAGCTCAGTTGACCCTGGCTTCGCAAGAAAATCCCCTTCATTTCCAATGGAGTCAAGGAGAAATCTTCTACCAGTATGGGGAAGATAAGGGCGTGCTTGAAAATAGCAAAATCCTTGGGGATGTGGTCTGCTACTTAGCGACAGGAGAAGTCCATACCTATGAGCTGCTCGACAAGGAAGAAATCCTGGTAGCAGATGAGCAAGGTGCGGATGTGCGCTTGCACTATCCAGTGCGCTTTCTCCTTGTGAAAAAAGACCAGACCTGGGCTTGTCAGCTCCTATCAGGAAAACTCTACCATAACCACAAACTCGTCACTGAAGCGACGTTTCCACTGGCTTTTGGGGATGAGCTGGCTATTGAAGATGTGACCTTTAAGCTCTATCCGGAAGAATTTGGCGTGGAAGGGACTGTCGAAGTGAGTCCTTATCTGGTGCCTCGCTTGCATTCGCGTTACGACTTATACAAGGACTACCCAGAGTACCACCGGTCTCCGCGGATCATCTACCGGAGCTCAGAAGACAAGATCCTGATCAATCCTCCGGGTGCGGAACCCCAAAAACCTTCCGATGAACTCTTGAAGTTGATCATGCCCCCCCTCATCATGGTTGGGGTGACCCTCTTGATCACCATTTTCCAACCGCGGGGGCTCTATATCATCGCGACGGTATCCATGTCTGTGGTCAGTGTGATCTTTTCAGTACAAGGATTTTTCAAGAATCGTAAGAAATATAAAGAAGATAAGAAAGAGCGCGTGGAGCTCTACCATCTCTATCTCAAGGACAAGGCCAAGGACTTGGAACAGCTATCTCGGAAACAGCGAGAAGGCATGTTTTACCATTTCCCGGCGATTGCAGACTTGACTAAGATGGTCAAACGCTATGACTCGCGGATCTACGAAAAAACACCGCTTCATTTTGACTTTTTGGCCTATCGTTTGGGCTTGGGCAAGGTTCCAACCAGCTATGAGCTCAAATATGGTCAGGAAGAACGCAGTGGGAAGAAAGATGTCTTGGAAGAAGAAGGCTACGCCCTGTTCCAAGTTCATCAAAAAATCGACAATCTTCCGATTGTAGCCAGCCTCAATCGGGGTCCCGTAGGGTATGTCGGCCCTCGTCCCATCGTGCTCGAGCAGTTGCAACTCCTCGTTGCCCAATTGGCTGTCTTTCACTCTTACCATGATCTGACCATTATTCCGATCATTCCAGAAGAAGAAAAAGAAAACTGGGATTGGATGCGCTGGTTGCCTCATGCGACCCTACAAGACATGAATGTCCGTAGCTTTGTCTACAATCAGAGGACACGTGATCAGGTCTTGAACAGTCTCAACCAGATCCTCAAGCTCCGCAAGGCGCAAAAAGAGGAAGAAAAAGCCAATGATACCAAGATCTTCCACCCGCACTATGTGGTCCTCATCACCGATGAGACTTTGATTTTGGACCATGTCAGCATGGAGTTCTTCCGTGAGGATCCGACAGAGCTCGGCTGCTCCATCATCTATGTGGCAGACGTGCTCTCATCTCTTTCTGAAAATATCCAAACCGTTATCTCTATCAAGGACCGCAACCAAGGGCAATTGCTCTTGCAAGAAGGGGTTCTTCGGGAACTCGACTTCCAATTGGATCACTTCCCTGAAGGTTATGACAAGGAAGCCATCTCGCGTGGCCTAGCCCCTCTTAAGCATATCCAACAGCTCAAGAGCTCAATTCCAGACTCGGTGACCTTCCTTGAAATGTACCAAGCGGAAACTTTCAATGACCTTAAGGTCTTGAGTCGTTGGGAGAGCCATGCCCCTTACCAAAGTTTGGCCGTGCCGATCGGTCTGCGCGGGAAGGACGATTTGGTCTATCTCAATCTCCATGAAAAAGCTCATGGCCCCCACGGTTTGATCGCAGGGACAACCGGTTCTGGTAAGTCTGAAACCATTCAGTCTTATATCCTGAGCCTTGCTGTCAACTTCCACCCCCACGATGTGGCTTTCCTTCTCATCGACTACAAGGGTGGGGGAATGGCCAACCTCTTCAAGGATCTGCCTCACTTGCTTGGGACCATCACCAACTTGGATGGTGCCCAGTCTATGCGGGCCTTGGCCTCTATCAATGCGGAGATCCATCGTCGGGAGCGCCTCTTTGGCCAATATGGGGTCAACCATATCAACCAATACCAAAAGAAATTTAAACTGGGTGAAGCGACAGAACCGCTTCCTCACCTCTTCTTGATCAGTGACGAGTTCGCCGAACTCAAGGTCAACCAACCAGACTTCATCAAGGAATTGGTCTCTATCGCGCGTGTCGGGCGTTCCCTCGGGGTACACTTGATCCTTGCGACGCAAAAACCTTCTGGGGTCGTGGATGACCAGATCTGGTCCAACTCCCGCTTCAAGCTAGCCCTCAAGGTGGCAGACCGTGGAGACTCTATGGAGATGCTGCGGACAGCAGATGCGGCTGAGATCACCCAGACCGGTCGGGCCTACCTCCAAGTCGGGAATAACGAAGTCTATGAACTCTTCCAAACCGCTTGGTCAGGAGCAGACTACCAGCCTGAGAAGGACCAGCTAGGGATCGAAGACCATACCATCTACTTGATCAATGAACTGGGCCAATACGAAGTCCTTAACCAAGACCTCTCTGGTCTGGATATGGCAGAAGAAATCAAGGAAGTGCCAACAGAGCTGGATGTCATCGTACAGGAAATCAACCACTTGCATCAACAAGAAGGTATCGCAGCTGTGGCCCAACCATGGTTGCCACCGCTCAAAGAGCGGATTACGCTGGATGAGTTGGACAAGGTCGTGCCAATCGAGGCTTGGCAAAAACGGACAGCTCCAAGCGTCCTGATCGGGGTCGCCGATATCCCGCAAGCGCAAAAGCAAGAAGCTGTCGCCATCGATCTGTCAAAAGATGGCAATATCCTCCTTTACGGAAGTCCAGGTACAGGAAAGACGACTTTCCTTCAGACAGTCGCAATGGATCTGGCCCGCAAGCAGAGTCCAGAAAATCTGACCATGTATCTGCTTGATTTCGGAACTAACGGTCTAGCACCCTTGAGCCAATTGCCACATGTGGCCGATAGCCTGCTGCTCGATCAGACGGAGAAAATCCAGAAATTCATCCGGATCATCAACCGCGAGTTGGATCGTCGTAAGAAGCTCCTCTCTGAGCATGGGGTCGGCACCATCGCCCTCTACCGTGAAGTGACCGGTAAGCAAGAGCCAACTATGGTCATCCTCATGGATAGCTATGAGTCCATGAAGGACGAGCCCTATGAGACTGACCTCTTCAAGCTCTTCATGCGGATCTCCCGTGAAGGTCTCAGCATCGGTGTACACTTGATCATCACAGCTAGCCGTCAGAACAACCTACGAGCTCAGCTCTATTCCAACTTCAAGCACCAGCTGACCTTGCCACAAAATGATATCTCTGAAGTCCGCGGTATCGTGGGAGCAACCCCACTGGCGTCTACCATGGAAGACATCAAGGGACGGGCCCTCATGAAACGTGACGAAGTCGATGTCGTCCAATTCGCCCTACCCGTCGCAGGGGACAATGATATCCAAATCATCAACAACCTCCGCGACCAAGTCCAAAGCCTCAAAGAGATGTGGACTGGCCGCACACCAGTAGGCATTCCAATGGTGCCAGATGAGTTGACAGAAGCAGCCTTCTATGGACGTGAGGATGTAGCAGCCTTGCTGGATGAAGGAAAAGTACCACTCGGCTTGGATCTGGAGACAGTTGAACCGGTAACATGGGATCTCAAGAAAGGCAACCTTCTCTATCTGACAGACAAAGAAGAACAAATGACACAATTCGTCAAACAAATTGCTCATAGTAAGCAAAAGGTGATTGTGTTGGTGCCAGCCTACAATGAATTGCCAGAGATGGAAGGTGTGACGATTCTCTCTACGAAGGAAGACTATGTAGCTGGAATCAAGAAAATGGAAGAAAATATCCAATTGAGATTGGAACAGCAGAAATCGCAACATGAAGCAACGATTGTGCTATACAATCAGCTAGAACTTATGAATGATCTAGGTATGGATCTGCAATCTAGTCTAAACTATGTCCTTGAAAAAGGGGCGCGTGCAGGCTATGCTACAGTAGCCATGAGTGGTAGTCAGTTGAATCGAAAAATTGACGAAGTATCAAAATCTATCAAACTCTATAAACAAGCGATCGTGGCCATGCGGATTACAGACCAAAGTGTCCTAAATGTTATCAATCGACCAGTCCGTGAAGAACCACTTGATAGCCAGGTGAACTACTATGTAGAAGATGGATTTGTAAGAAAAGTGAAAGTATTAATGAAATAG
- a CDS encoding DUF5082 domain-containing protein: MGKAALQADLNRCLGQLSEVNGKLGKLRAALSNLQGVSTAIEYVLVSAESIKSNYHLAGHPYDEEAQTEKNTVDKAVEKYDEYKQNMISRLSSKISSLESEVASLRSGINMLSQAIARSKED, encoded by the coding sequence ATGGGAAAAGCAGCATTGCAAGCAGACTTAAATAGATGTCTTGGGCAACTGTCAGAAGTAAATGGGAAACTTGGGAAATTAAGAGCAGCATTATCTAATCTACAAGGAGTTTCAACAGCAATAGAGTATGTTTTAGTTAGTGCAGAAAGTATTAAGTCTAATTATCATCTTGCGGGTCATCCATATGATGAAGAAGCCCAAACAGAAAAAAATACAGTAGATAAGGCTGTGGAAAAATATGATGAATATAAACAGAATATGATTTCTAGATTAAGTAGTAAAATTAGTAGTTTAGAATCTGAAGTAGCATCTTTAAGAAGTGGTATAAATATGTTGAGTCAAGCAATTGCTAGATCGAAGGAGGATTAG
- a CDS encoding DUF3592 domain-containing protein translates to MVVGCKRTQIVAAPIVEYRVDGQTYRNSLKYYWVVRATLPWKTNQVASDIDLMAQRITIYTNSTDSKGNLFQDVFPLGSTMTVWYNPACPKESYVERYGGLDRLFKRQMWIGIWMLILLPILAVVAIIMGMKYK, encoded by the coding sequence GTGGTAGTTGGCTGTAAGAGGACACAAATTGTAGCGGCTCCAATTGTAGAATATAGAGTGGATGGTCAGACCTATCGAAATAGCCTGAAATATTATTGGGTGGTGCGGGCAACACTTCCTTGGAAAACGAATCAAGTGGCTAGCGACATCGATTTGATGGCGCAAAGGATAACCATCTACACCAATTCTACAGACTCAAAGGGTAATCTTTTTCAAGATGTTTTTCCACTGGGATCGACCATGACGGTCTGGTATAATCCAGCCTGTCCAAAAGAATCATACGTTGAACGCTATGGTGGACTAGACAGGCTTTTTAAACGGCAAATGTGGATTGGAATCTGGATGTTAATTTTATTGCCTATTTTAGCAGTTGTGGCCATCATCATGGGGATGAAGTATAAATGA
- a CDS encoding PolC-type DNA polymerase III produces the protein MSNTFEILMNQLDMPLEMRSSSAFLHAEIQEVVVHKVSRVWEFRFAFAEILPITLFKELRQRLKDEFSKTGNQATFTIQVANQDFSADLLRAYYREVFEEGPCASQGFKGLYQDLQVRAEGQELIISGPSSVDTEHFRKNHLPNLAKQLEAFGFPHFTCRVESDEELTEQEVARFEEENEKIFQAANEETLRAMESLAQMAPPPAVEEKPAFDFKAKKAAAKPKLDKAEITPMIEITTEENRIVFEGVVFDVEHKVTRTGRVLISFKMTDYTSSFSLQKWVKNEEEAQKFDMIKKNSWLRVRGNIEMNNFTRDLTMNVQDIQEVVHYARKDLMPEGERRVEFHAHTNMSTMDALPEVEELIAKAAEWGHKAVAITDHGNVQSFPHGFKAAKKAGIQLIYGMEANIVEDKVPITYNEVDLDLNEATYVVFDVETTGLSAIYNDLIQVAASKMYKGNVIEEFDEFIDPGHPLSAFTTQLTGITNEHVRGAKPLVQVLKEFQAFCEGTVLVAHNATFDVGFMNVNYERHGLPKITQPVIDTLEFARNLYPDFKRHGLGPLTKRFGVGLEHHHMANYDAEATGRLLFIFIKDVAEKHGVTNLKDLNIDLIDENSYKKARVKHATLYVKNQTGLKNMFKLVSLSGTKYFEGVPRIPKTVLDAHREGLILGSACSEGEVFDAVVSQGVDAAVEVAKYYDFIEVMPPAIYAPLIAKEQVKDMDELQTIIKSLIEVGDRLGKPVLATGNVHYLEPEDEIYREIIVRSLGQGAMINRTIGHGEDAQPAPLPKAHFRTTNEMLDEFAFLGEDLARKIVIENTNALAETFEPVEVVKGDLYTPFIDKAEETVAELTYKRAFEIYGNPLPDIVDLRIEKELTSILGNGFAVIYLASQMLVHRSNERGYLVGSRGSVGSSFVATMIGITEVNPLSPHYVCSQCQYSEFITDGSYGSGFDMPDKDCPNCGHKLSKNGQDIPFETFLGFDGDKVPDIDLNFSGEDQPSAHLDVRDIFGEEYAFRAGTVGTVAAKTAYGFVKGYERDYGKYYRDAEVERLAQGAAGVKRTTGQHPGGIVVIPNYMDVYDFTPVQYPADDVTAEWQTTHFNFHDIDENVLKLDVLGHDDPTMIRKLQDLSGIDPNDIPMDDPGVMALFSGTEVLGVTAEQIGTPTGMLGIPEFGTNFVRGMVEETHPTTFAELLQLSGLSHGTDVWLGNAQDLIKAGIADLSTVIGCRDDIMVYLMHAGLKPKMAFTIMERVRKGMWLKISEEERNGYIQAMKENNVPEWYIESCGKIKYMFPKAHAAAYVMMALRVAYFKVHHPLYYYCAYFSIRAKAFDIKTMGAGLEAVKARMKDIAEKRKNNEASNVEIDLYTTLEIVNEMWERGFKFGKLDLYRSQATEFLIDGDTLIPPFVAMDGLGENVAKQIVRAREEGEFLSKTELRKRGGVSSTLVEKMDEMGILGNMPEDNQLSLFDDLF, from the coding sequence ATGTCCAACACCTTTGAAATTTTAATGAATCAGCTGGATATGCCGCTGGAAATGCGATCTTCCAGTGCCTTTTTGCATGCGGAGATTCAAGAAGTCGTGGTGCACAAGGTCAGTCGGGTCTGGGAGTTCCGCTTTGCTTTTGCGGAAATCTTGCCCATTACTTTGTTTAAGGAATTGCGCCAGCGCTTGAAGGACGAATTTTCAAAGACAGGAAACCAGGCGACCTTTACCATCCAAGTGGCCAATCAGGATTTTTCTGCTGATTTATTGCGGGCTTACTACCGGGAGGTTTTTGAGGAAGGACCTTGTGCTAGTCAAGGCTTTAAGGGACTTTACCAAGACTTGCAGGTGCGAGCAGAAGGACAGGAATTGATCATCTCTGGGCCTTCTTCGGTTGATACGGAGCATTTTCGTAAGAACCATTTGCCCAACCTTGCCAAGCAGTTGGAAGCCTTTGGTTTTCCGCATTTCACCTGTCGAGTGGAGTCTGATGAGGAGTTGACAGAGCAAGAAGTGGCGCGCTTTGAGGAGGAAAATGAAAAGATCTTCCAAGCAGCCAATGAAGAGACCTTGCGGGCTATGGAATCCTTGGCCCAGATGGCTCCGCCACCAGCAGTTGAAGAAAAGCCTGCCTTTGATTTCAAGGCTAAGAAAGCTGCGGCTAAACCGAAGCTAGACAAGGCTGAGATCACTCCGATGATCGAGATCACGACAGAAGAGAACCGAATTGTCTTTGAGGGTGTGGTCTTTGACGTGGAGCACAAGGTGACGCGAACTGGTCGGGTTTTGATTAGCTTTAAGATGACTGACTATACCTCGAGTTTTTCCCTTCAGAAATGGGTCAAAAATGAGGAAGAAGCCCAGAAGTTTGACATGATCAAGAAGAACAGCTGGCTTCGGGTGCGGGGAAATATCGAAATGAACAATTTCACGCGCGACTTGACCATGAATGTCCAAGACATCCAGGAAGTTGTGCATTATGCCCGCAAAGACCTGATGCCAGAAGGGGAGCGCCGGGTAGAATTCCACGCGCATACCAATATGTCGACTATGGATGCCCTGCCGGAAGTAGAAGAACTGATCGCTAAGGCAGCTGAGTGGGGCCACAAGGCGGTGGCCATCACCGACCATGGCAATGTGCAGAGTTTCCCGCATGGCTTTAAAGCAGCCAAGAAAGCTGGAATCCAGCTGATCTATGGGATGGAAGCCAATATCGTAGAGGACAAGGTACCTATCACCTATAACGAGGTGGATCTAGACCTCAATGAAGCGACTTATGTGGTCTTTGACGTGGAAACGACGGGACTTTCAGCCATCTACAATGACTTGATCCAGGTCGCTGCTTCTAAAATGTACAAGGGCAATGTCATTGAGGAGTTTGATGAGTTTATCGATCCAGGCCATCCTCTGTCAGCCTTTACGACCCAATTGACAGGGATTACCAATGAGCATGTCCGTGGGGCTAAGCCCTTGGTACAGGTCTTGAAGGAGTTTCAGGCCTTCTGTGAGGGAACGGTTCTCGTCGCCCACAATGCCACCTTTGACGTGGGCTTCATGAATGTCAACTACGAGCGTCATGGTCTTCCTAAGATCACCCAGCCAGTCATCGATACCCTGGAATTTGCCCGCAACCTCTATCCAGATTTTAAACGGCATGGCTTGGGGCCATTGACCAAGCGCTTTGGGGTAGGTTTGGAACACCACCACATGGCCAACTACGATGCGGAAGCGACGGGGCGTCTGCTCTTTATCTTCATCAAAGATGTTGCTGAAAAGCACGGGGTGACTAATCTCAAGGATTTGAATATCGATTTGATCGATGAGAATTCTTATAAGAAGGCCCGAGTCAAGCATGCGACCCTCTATGTCAAGAATCAGACTGGCCTTAAGAACATGTTTAAACTAGTCTCACTTTCTGGGACCAAGTATTTCGAAGGAGTCCCACGAATTCCCAAGACCGTGCTGGACGCCCACCGCGAGGGCTTGATCCTGGGATCGGCTTGTTCTGAAGGAGAGGTCTTTGATGCGGTTGTCTCTCAAGGAGTTGACGCAGCAGTCGAAGTGGCCAAGTATTACGACTTTATCGAGGTTATGCCACCGGCTATCTATGCGCCCCTCATTGCCAAGGAGCAGGTCAAGGACATGGACGAGCTCCAGACCATTATCAAGAGCTTGATCGAAGTGGGAGATCGTCTCGGCAAGCCTGTTCTTGCGACAGGAAATGTCCACTATCTGGAGCCGGAAGATGAGATTTATCGGGAGATCATTGTCCGTAGTCTCGGTCAAGGGGCTATGATCAACCGGACCATTGGGCACGGAGAAGATGCCCAGCCAGCGCCTCTGCCAAAAGCGCATTTTAGAACTACCAATGAAATGCTGGATGAATTCGCCTTTTTGGGAGAAGACTTGGCGCGCAAGATTGTTATTGAAAACACCAATGCACTCGCAGAGACCTTTGAGCCGGTCGAAGTGGTCAAGGGTGACCTCTATACGCCATTTATCGACAAGGCCGAAGAAACGGTTGCGGAATTGACCTATAAGCGAGCCTTTGAGATCTATGGTAATCCACTTCCTGATATTGTCGATTTGCGGATTGAAAAGGAATTGACCTCTATCTTGGGGAATGGTTTTGCCGTGATTTATCTGGCATCGCAAATGCTGGTGCACCGTTCTAATGAGCGGGGCTACCTGGTTGGATCGCGTGGATCTGTTGGATCTAGCTTTGTCGCGACCATGATCGGGATCACTGAGGTCAATCCGCTTTCGCCTCACTATGTTTGCAGCCAGTGCCAGTACAGTGAGTTCATCACAGATGGTTCTTATGGATCTGGTTTTGATATGCCGGACAAGGATTGTCCAAACTGTGGCCACAAGCTCAGCAAAAACGGCCAAGACATTCCCTTTGAGACCTTCCTTGGTTTTGATGGGGACAAGGTACCCGATATCGATTTGAACTTCTCAGGGGAGGATCAGCCGAGTGCCCACTTGGATGTCCGTGATATCTTTGGGGAAGAATACGCCTTCCGGGCAGGAACAGTAGGTACAGTTGCGGCCAAGACTGCCTATGGGTTTGTGAAAGGCTATGAGCGAGACTACGGCAAGTATTACCGGGATGCAGAGGTAGAACGTCTGGCGCAAGGTGCCGCTGGGGTCAAGCGGACGACCGGTCAGCACCCAGGGGGAATCGTCGTTATTCCAAACTATATGGACGTCTATGATTTCACTCCTGTTCAGTACCCAGCAGATGATGTGACAGCTGAATGGCAGACCACTCACTTTAACTTCCATGATATTGATGAGAACGTCCTCAAGCTTGATGTCCTGGGACACGATGATCCGACCATGATTCGCAAGCTCCAGGACTTATCAGGTATTGATCCAAATGATATCCCTATGGATGATCCAGGGGTCATGGCCCTCTTTTCTGGGACAGAAGTGCTAGGGGTGACAGCCGAGCAGATCGGAACACCGACAGGGATGTTGGGGATTCCAGAGTTTGGGACCAACTTTGTTCGGGGCATGGTCGAAGAGACCCATCCGACGACCTTCGCAGAGTTACTTCAGCTTTCTGGTCTGTCTCACGGTACCGACGTGTGGTTGGGAAATGCCCAAGACTTGATCAAGGCGGGCATTGCCGATCTATCGACCGTTATCGGGTGTCGGGACGACATCATGGTTTACCTCATGCACGCGGGACTCAAGCCTAAGATGGCCTTTACCATCATGGAGCGCGTGCGGAAAGGGATGTGGCTCAAGATCTCAGAAGAAGAGCGCAACGGTTACATCCAAGCCATGAAGGAAAACAATGTTCCTGAATGGTACATCGAGTCCTGTGGGAAGATCAAGTACATGTTCCCTAAAGCCCATGCGGCGGCCTATGTTATGATGGCCCTTCGTGTGGCCTACTTTAAGGTGCATCATCCACTTTATTACTACTGTGCTTACTTCTCGATTCGGGCCAAGGCCTTTGACATCAAGACTATGGGGGCAGGCCTTGAGGCCGTGAAAGCGCGGATGAAGGACATTGCTGAAAAACGCAAGAACAACGAAGCTTCTAACGTAGAGATCGATCTCTACACCACCCTTGAGATTGTCAATGAGATGTGGGAGCGCGGCTTCAAGTTTGGCAAGCTAGACCTCTATCGCAGTCAGGCAACAGAATTCTTGATCGATGGAGATACCCTCATTCCGCCATTTGTTGCTATGGATGGTCTGGGAGAGAACGTTGCCAAGCAAATCGTGCGGGCGCGTGAAGAAGGAGAATTCCTCTCTAAGACCGAGCTCCGGAAGCGCGGCGGTGTTTCGTCTACCCTAGTTGAAAAGATGGATGAGATGGGCATTCTTGGCAATATGCCAGAGGATAACCAGTTGAGCCTCTTTGATGATTTGTTCTAG